GGTGCAGCCACACGGCGATGCCGATCGCCGCGGGAACCTGCACGAGGAGGCTGATGACCACGGGGGCGCCGAGCACCACCCCGGGTGGTGGGCGGAAGCGGTCGGTCCGGCCGTCCCACCGCGCATCCCAGTGGGGCCGACCGTCCGACTGGGTGGCGGGCATGCCCCGATCGTATCTCCGGGCCCGCCGCCGCGGATCGGCCGGCCGGAGGCTCATCGCGTACTCCACGAGGAGTACCGCGGGTGCCGCACGGTCAGAGCAGCTGCACGGGCTTCACGATGTCGGCGTAGATGAGCAGGGCGCTCATCGCGCCGAAGACCACCACGACGCCGAGCGTGAGCGGCATGAGCTTCGCCAGGTCGACGGGACCGGGGTCGGGGCGCCGGAACAGCTTCGCGAACCCGCGACGGATGGCCTCCCAGAGGGCACCGGCGATGTGGCCGCCGTCGAGCGGCAGCAGGGGAATCATGTTGAAGACGAACAGCGCGATGTTCAGCGACGCGAGGATGCCGACGAGCCCGGCCGCCTTGGACGCGAGCGGGATCTCGTCCAGGCTCGCGATCTCGCCCGCGACGCGGCCGACGCCGACGACCGAGATCGGCCCGTTCGGGTCGCGCTCCCCCGGACCGAACGCCGCGTTGGCGACGTCGATGATGCGCTGCGGCAGGTTCACGATGATGCCGGCGACGCCGGCGACGTTCTCGCCGACGGCGGGCAGCACGGCCGAGGCGGGCTGCTGCACGGTCTCGGTCGCGGGGCTGATGCCCACGAAGCCCGCCTGCACCGTGACCGGCTCGCCTGCGGCATCCGTCACCACCACGCCGTCGGCGTCGGTCTGGTACCGCTCGCTCAGCATGGGGGTGACCGCCAGAGTGACCTCCTCGCCGTCGCGGACGACGACGATGTCGATCTGCTCGTTCGGGTGGTCGCGGATGATCGCGGTCGACTCGTTCCACGTGTCGATGGGCTGGCCCGCGACCGAGACGATGCGGTCGCCCGGCTCGATGCCCGCAGCCGCACCGGGCGCCGCCGGATCGCCGGACTCGCAGGTCTGCCGTTCGCTCGTCGCGGGCAGCGCGCACGCCGAGACCGACCCGACGGTGGTCGAGGCCTGTGCGACGCCGAAGCCCATGAGCAGCACTCCGAAGAGCACCACCGCGAGCACCAGGTTCATGAACGGCCCGCCGAACATGATGATGATGCGCTTCCAGACGGGCAGCCGGTAGAAGGCGCGATCCTCATCGCCGGCCGTGATCGACTCCATGCTCGAGTCGCGGGCGTCCTGCACGAGGCCGCGGAAGAAGCCCGTCGAGTCCTCCTGCACCCGTTCGCCCTTGCCCGGCGGGAACATGCCGATCATCGCGATGTAGCCGCCGAGCGGGATGGCCTTGACGCCGTACTCGGTCTCACCACGACGCCGAGACCAGATCGTCGGCCCGAACCCGATCATGTACTGGGTCACCTTGACGCCGAAGAGCTTGGCTGGCACGAGGTGCCCGATCTCGTGCAGCCCGATCGACAGGGCGAGGCCGACGACGATGATGACGACGCCCAGGATGAAGGGAAGCACGGAATCCACGCCCTGAGCGTACTGCCGCCGGCTTGGTGCCCGCTGTCCCTCGGCTGTGAGAAGCGGATGCCGCGAGCCCGCGGCATCCGTCTCAGCGGGCCACTCGGGCGATGTGCGCCTGCGCCGCGCGGCGCGCCGCGCGTTCGGCCTCGGCGAGGGACTCGACCGTGAGCCGGTCGGAGGACGCCTCGTGCGCGTCGACCACGTCGCGCACCGTGTCGACGATGTCGAGGAAGCCGATACGGCCGGCGTGGAAGGCGGCGACCGCCTCCTCGTTCGCGGCATTGAAGACGGCCGGGTACTCGCCCCCCGCGCGGCCCACCTGCTTGGCGAGGTCGACGGCGGGGAACGCCGTGCCGTCGAGCGGCTCGAACGTCCAGCTCGTCGCGGTCGTCCAGTCGAGCGGGCGACCGACACCGCCGACGCGATCGGGCCAGTCGAGGCCGAGCGAGATCGGCAGGCGCATGTCGGGCGGCGAGGCCTGCGCGATCGTCGAGCCGTCGATGAACTCGACCATGGAGTGCACGATCGACTGCGGGTGCACCACCACGTCGATGCGGTCGTACTCGACGTCGAAGAGCAGGTGCGCCTCGATGACCTCGAGGCCCTTGTTCACGAGGGTCGCCGAGTTGGTGGTCACGACGAGCCCCATGTCCCACGTGGGGTGGGCCAGCGCCTGGGCCGGCGTGACGTCGGCCAGCTCTGCGCGAGTCCGTCCGCGGAAGGGACCGCCCGACGCCGTCAGCACCAGCCGGCGCACCTCGTCGTCGGTGCCCGATCGCAGCGCCTGGGCGATGGCGGAGTGCTCGGAGTCGACGGGGACGATCTGCCCGGGCGCGGCGATGCGCGTGACGAGGTCGCCGCCGACGATCAGGGACTCCTTGTTCGCGAGTGCGAGCGTCGTGCCGCGCTCGAGCACGGCGAGGGTCGGCGCCAGGCCGACCGATCCGGTGATGCCGTTCAGCACGACGTCGGCGTCGACGTCGCGCACGAGCTGCACGGCCTCGTCGATCCCGACCGCCGTGTGCTCGACGCCGAAGTCCGCCGCCTGCTGCTCGAGCAGCGCCCGGTTCGACCCGACCGCGAGGCCCACGACCTCGAACCGTCGCGGGTTCGCCCGGATCACGTCGAGCGCCTGGGTGCCGATCGAACCGGATGAGCCGAGGATGATGACGCTGCGCACGTTCCCACTGTAGGGCGACGACCGAGGTGCGGGCCGGGCGGACCGTCGATCGTGCCGCTCGGACGACGACGGGGCTGCTCGGACGACGACGGGCTGCTCAGGCGATGACGGGGCTGCTCAGGCGATGACGGCCACCGACGCGGCGCGGTTGCCGGGCACCGGCACGTCGTGGAAGCGCACCTTGCGCCACCCCGAGCCGAACTCGGGGACGCTCCGCACGATGCTGCCGGTGCCGCCGTCGTCGCCGGGGATCGACAGGGCGAGCCTGGACGGCTCGATGAAGTCGGTGTGGCCGACCGCGCGGAGCAACGCGGTCTTGCGCGCCCAGAGCGTCGCACGCACGAGCGCCCGACGAGCGGGATCGAGCTCGTCGAGCGCGGCGCGCTCAGTGGAGTGGAACGCCGCCTCGTCGATCACCGAGCCCGCGTCGAGCGTGGCCACCTCCATGCCCACGCCGAGCGGATGCCGCGTGGCCGCTGCCGCGACGATCGCATCACCCGACACGGCCACGTCGGCGTACCACGACGCGCCCGACGGAGTGAGCGGATACGGCACGCTGACGCGACCGTGCCTCGCTCCGCAGACGCCGCAGGCGTGCTCGAGTTCGACGTCGTCGGCCGGCACGCCCGACGCGTCGGCGATGAGCCCGCGCAGGACGGCGTCGGCGGCGGGCAGCCGGCGACCGCCGCCGAGGACGAACACGCGCGCGCCGGCGGCCTCGAGCTCGATGAGCTCGCCGTCCGCGGGAAGGTCCATGCCCTTATCCTCGCGCATCCGGGCTCCGTCGTGAGGGTCCGGGGCGCCGAATCGGGCCCGCCCATATACCGACTCAGGCATGCCCGACGGCCTAAGGTCGTACGGTGAGCGAGATCGAGGCCGACGCCGTACCCGCAGCGACCGTGCGCCAGGGCCCGCTCTACCCGATCGTGCGCGGCTTCCTCCGTCCGCTCGTGCGCCTCGTGTACCGCCCCACGATCACCGGGACCGAGCACGTCCCCAAGCGCGGCGCGGTCATCTTCGCGAGCAATCACCTCTCCTTCGTCGACAGCATCGTGATCCCCCTGGCGTCGCCGCGCCCGGTGCAGTTCCTCGCGAAGTCCCACTACTTCACCGGCACCGGCTTCTCGGGATGGGTGTCGCGCACGTTCTTCTCCGCGATCGGCGCCGTGGCCGTCGAACGCGGCGCCGGCGCGCAGGCGCAGGAGGCGCTCGACCAGAGCCGCCGGATCCTCGAGTCGGGCGCCGCGTTCGCGCTCTACCCCGAGGGCACCCGCTCGCTCGACGGCCGGCTCTACCGCGGCCGCACCGGCGTCGCGTGGCTCGCGCTCGAGACGGGAGCCACCGTCGTCCCGGTCGGCCTCATCGGCACCCAGGAGATCCAGCCCGTCGGGGCCAAGCTGCCCCGCATCCGGCCGGTGACGGTGCGCTTCGGCGCACCGCTCGACCTCAGCGGCCACGGGCCCGCGTCTTCCGGTCGGGCCCGCCGGGCCGCGACCGACGAGATCATGGCGGCCATCCACGAACTCAGCGGGCAGGAGCTCGCCGGTCGCTACAACGAGACGCCGCCGTCAGGTACCTTCGCCAAGCTCGCCGACCGCGTGGCGCCGCGCGAGCGCATCTGAGGCCGTTCACAGCCGAGGCGTCGATCCGCCCGGTATCGTCGACACGATGAGCATCGCCGAGGTCGCCGCCCGCTGTGCCGCGGCGGCACTCGTCGTGGCCGCGTTCGCGGCGTGCACGTCCACTGCCGGCGAGACGCCGCCCTCCGAGCCGCCTTCGACGCGTTCCACCCTGCCCGAACCGCCCGCGACGGAGTTCGACCCGGGCCTCATCGTCAGCGACGAGTCGTTCTACGACAGCACCGCCATGGACGAGGAGCAGATCCAGGACTTCCTCGAGTCCGTGCCGTGCCGACCCGACCAGGGCGTGCGCTGCCTCGCGGACTACACCCAGACGACGACGACGCAGCCGGCCGTGGGCGGCCTGCACTGCGCGGAGTACCGGGGCGGCATCCGTGAACGCGCCAGCCGCATCGTCGCGAAGGTCGCCGAGGCCTGCGGCATCAGCCCCCGCACGCTGCTGGTGCTCCTGCAGAAGGAGCAGTCGCTGCTGACCCGGCCGAGCGTCAGCGGCTACGAGCGGGCGACGGGCTACGGATGCCCCGACACGGCCGACTGCGACACGAAGTACTTCGGCTTCTTCAACCAGGTCTACAACGCGGCCTGGCAGTTCCGGCAGTACACGGAGGAACCCGACCGGCAGTACCGCATCGGCACCGTCGACGTGGGCTTCCACCCGAACGCGGAGTGCGGCGCCGCGCCCGTCGAGATCCGCAACCAGGCCACCGCGAACCTCTACAACTACACGCCGTACCAGCCGAGCGACGCGACGCTCGCCGACCCCGACACGGGCGACGCGTGCTCGGCGTTCGGCAACCTGAACTTCTGGCGCATCTGGCACCGCTGGTTCGGCGACCCCGAGGCCGAGCGGCTGCCGCCGTTCTTCCCCCCGTGCTCGCGCCTCGTCGGCGGCCACCCCTGCCCCGCCGTCGAACCGGTGGTGCCGGCCGCGGCGGGCTGACCTCAGTCGGCGACGAGCGCCGTCGGCCGGTGATGCACCGGGAAGGCGACGGATGCCGCGATGAAGCACAGGTCGGCCGCCTCGGCGTGGATCTCATCGGCGAGGGCCAGCATCGAGGCATCCGCCACCACGACCCGCGGATGCAGCGTGGCCTCGCTGAACGCGCCGCCACCACGGCCGTCCTCGATCATGGTTCCCGTCGCGGCATCCGTGTACTCGCGCACCACCACGCCGTGACGCGTCGCGACGTGCAGGTACGAGAGCATGTGGCACTGGCTGAGGGCGGCGAG
This DNA window, taken from Agromyces sp. 3263, encodes the following:
- a CDS encoding site-2 protease family protein, with translation MDSVLPFILGVVIIVVGLALSIGLHEIGHLVPAKLFGVKVTQYMIGFGPTIWSRRRGETEYGVKAIPLGGYIAMIGMFPPGKGERVQEDSTGFFRGLVQDARDSSMESITAGDEDRAFYRLPVWKRIIIMFGGPFMNLVLAVVLFGVLLMGFGVAQASTTVGSVSACALPATSERQTCESGDPAAPGAAAGIEPGDRIVSVAGQPIDTWNESTAIIRDHPNEQIDIVVVRDGEEVTLAVTPMLSERYQTDADGVVVTDAAGEPVTVQAGFVGISPATETVQQPASAVLPAVGENVAGVAGIIVNLPQRIIDVANAAFGPGERDPNGPISVVGVGRVAGEIASLDEIPLASKAAGLVGILASLNIALFVFNMIPLLPLDGGHIAGALWEAIRRGFAKLFRRPDPGPVDLAKLMPLTLGVVVVFGAMSALLIYADIVKPVQLL
- the dxr gene encoding 1-deoxy-D-xylulose-5-phosphate reductoisomerase, with protein sequence MRSVIILGSSGSIGTQALDVIRANPRRFEVVGLAVGSNRALLEQQAADFGVEHTAVGIDEAVQLVRDVDADVVLNGITGSVGLAPTLAVLERGTTLALANKESLIVGGDLVTRIAAPGQIVPVDSEHSAIAQALRSGTDDEVRRLVLTASGGPFRGRTRAELADVTPAQALAHPTWDMGLVVTTNSATLVNKGLEVIEAHLLFDVEYDRIDVVVHPQSIVHSMVEFIDGSTIAQASPPDMRLPISLGLDWPDRVGGVGRPLDWTTATSWTFEPLDGTAFPAVDLAKQVGRAGGEYPAVFNAANEEAVAAFHAGRIGFLDIVDTVRDVVDAHEASSDRLTVESLAEAERAARRAAQAHIARVAR
- a CDS encoding lysophospholipid acyltransferase family protein, with the translated sequence MSEIEADAVPAATVRQGPLYPIVRGFLRPLVRLVYRPTITGTEHVPKRGAVIFASNHLSFVDSIVIPLASPRPVQFLAKSHYFTGTGFSGWVSRTFFSAIGAVAVERGAGAQAQEALDQSRRILESGAAFALYPEGTRSLDGRLYRGRTGVAWLALETGATVVPVGLIGTQEIQPVGAKLPRIRPVTVRFGAPLDLSGHGPASSGRARRAATDEIMAAIHELSGQELAGRYNETPPSGTFAKLADRVAPRERI
- a CDS encoding OsmC family protein is translated as MLGEHHYAVEVEWQGDRGEGTSGYRAYGRQHVVRATGKLHDLAGSSDRVFHGDRERWNPEELLLAALSQCHMLSYLHVATRHGVVVREYTDAATGTMIEDGRGGGAFSEATLHPRVVVADASMLALADEIHAEAADLCFIAASVAFPVHHRPTALVAD